A window of Aphis gossypii isolate Hap1 unplaced genomic scaffold, ASM2018417v2 Contig00551, whole genome shotgun sequence genomic DNA:
agtaatttaaaattttcaagaagctcaattggaaattattaatggtattattggtattaacTTTCAAAGtaagtatagttattttaattttattatttattttttgtttaacaaggtgttataatttttaatagattatttatattttgtatttacaatttagatACTGACGATGccaacaatttaaatagtattaataattatttaaattttttttttttctgtaatatagagataattttttttatcataattaaagttacctatttgattaatttacacAAATCACAGGCAGTAATCAAAAGAAATGCTTTGTTtagtaatctatatattatatcttaaattatttcatagatatatcatatattcaaattaatctttattatatttttatgtctatGAACTATGAGGTcaacttttagtttttactacctataacttttttgtgttttcatttgtttatttacttataatttataaatacctacctatcctataatgatttatgtaatatattatgataccatTACGCTCCAACCACGGTCAATGGGTTACCGTCaccaaatataaatcataaatacttaCCTACGACTTACCTATGTTGAATGTTGGTATTAAGAGAAGTCTTTTATGCCACTATgcattaatcaatttattcttaaatacgtatacctaattaattatgttctaAACAATGATTTAACAGTGATAATTTAGATTCCATTtagaatattcatttttataacctagaaaataataggttttccacatttttttttcattttaaaaattaaaaacatttttttaaaaacgaaaattaaacCTGTAATAGTTTCATAGTTCTAATTACATAAATCCATAATATTAAGCCGTAAACATAGGccgtacatacaatatattatatgttgttttttttttccaaaagtgTTGTTTTGCGGGACtttgttcatattatgtacaattcaTAAGCGTAACTCGGAGGGgcttggggggggggggcttcAGCCCTCCCAGAATTGTTGGGTAATTGTATATGtgcttattataaacataaaacatattagtattaactttatttttgcctaatacaatataaaatagtataattgtataatcattCAAGTCAGTTGTAAACACGTAAACaccattagaaataataaataataatttaattaaaaaatatttgctataaaacattttaatctagCCCCCCCCTAACTTAAAGTACTATTTAAGCCTATTAAATGCACTCTAAAAAAGTCTTCTTCCCCAAAGCGCATGGCTGCTTATGCACAAACGGAAATTAAAGCTGCAAATTCAAGTGTGAGACCATGGgggtaataaaatgtacttgaTTTCAATTGAGGAACATATCAAAGTTATTGCAAAGTTCTTAGAGTtgttctatattaatatttaatgagatATATCGTGGGGAGATTCTCTTTTCGGCGAAACGGCTGCGGCTAATGGTCCGTCGGCGAAACGACTGCGGTGAATAGTCCGGTGGCGAAGCGGTTGCGGCGAATAGTCCGGCGGCGAAACGGTCGCGGCGAATAGTCCGGCGGCGAAAAATTCCACGGCGAAACGGTGTGGCGTCGAGAGGGTCTGCGGCGAACCGGTCTGCGGCGAGATGGTCCGGCGGCGAACCGGTCTGCGGCGAATAGTCCGGCGGCGAAACGGTCGCGGCGAAATGGCTGTGGCGAATCGGTCGCGGCGAAATGTCCTAGACCCTCTGTGGTAATTCtaatttacattaacaaacaactttttacaattaaattcgaTATTGTATACGATGATTTTCCAATACCTGAAGCAGGTATAATAggcataacatttttgaaattaaacaaagtCATATTAGATTGGGAtaaggaaatattaataatcttcttatatataaaaatgaatcgcaaaatttggtaagcgcataactcaacaacgcctggaccgatttcgctcattctttttttgtttgggtcgtaattgtcaggagaaggttcttacggacgaaaaatttgagaaagttatcgggttagagaaatatgacgaggtggtgatgaaattacagaggcgccatctatccagcaaatagtcaactaaattatttttggtagtcaatggcaaccatttaaataaaataaatcattaatttaaaatgtttttaaaaatgcatgcaaaTAGACATACAAACAACGCAAATGTTCGCAAATGTTCGTTGAAGTCCAAGGATGCTTTTTACTGctagaaaaattagaattattgctggaaaaaccctaaaaatagcccttttctttttaaaatagcccttcctataatatttataatataatactgatcGTATCCATGGCAACCAACAATCGTGTTTTGTGCAGAGTGTTTAGTTAGTTAGTGTTTGTTTAGTTCGTGAttagtgaaaatataatttatatttgatatgccTCCTATAAGACGAAGCAATTTAGGTAGAAGAACCAGAAATGCTACAAACCAAGCTAATTACCGATCTAATTCACAAACGCGTGAAGCGCGAGCAAGTTTGAATCGAGCTGCTTTTAGTTACGATGTGTCAATTGACTACAGTAACTACCAATGTGTTGTTATTGGTTCTATGAACTCGGTTTGCTCACACTGTAaggcattaaaatacaaaaacgaagCCAATGGATTGTGTTGCGCAAATGGTAAAGTGAAATTGATACCATTGGATCCACCACCAGAACCATTGTACTCATTGGTTTCAGGAATAGGAACAGATTCTATACACTTTTTGACAAATAtccaacaatataacaattgctTTCAAATGACTTCATTTGGGGCAACAAATGTAGTTCGGGAAAATTTTATGCCAACTTtcaaggtatgtattatagcagttactcataattattttagcgaACAAAATTTTCTGTCACCAAAGTTAAGATGTGTCACTAATCTTCAATTTCTTAATCATTACGAAATATATCACttagtcatcatattatattatggtgtttCAGTTTCAGtgacacttttattatattttatatttgatagatattagttaaaactaaatatatactttttaagatcaaatattatttaagtttgatcACCGACAAtccattaatttataccacaccataatatatttttttttatttacagatacAAGGGCAAATATATCATAGAGCAGGTTCACTGTTACCAGTGTCAGATAGCGACAACAAATTcctgcaaatttattttatgggcaATTCACCACAAGAAATTGATCTGCGTTGTGCacataacaatttagtaaAGAGGTCTATTGTAGAACAATTACAAACTTTATTTCATCAGCACaatcaattgattatattgtttaaaactgcCCTGGATCTGATGCCATCCGATAAtcacaaaattgtaatcagAGCTGATAAAACACCTGCAGGTCAACATACAAGACGTTTTAATGCACCAACTATTGATGAAGTTGCTATCGTTGTAGTTGGAGAAAACTTGGAATCCCgtgatattgttttacgtCGTCGGAATGATCAATTACAACGTATAAGGAAACACACCGCTCATATGATGCACTGCAATATCCCATTATATTTTGGCAAGGTGAAGATGGCTACGatttctcaataaaaatgataaatcccattgcaggtaactaaaatattagtttagctATGGCGATAATATCtcagtcattatattatgtattttaattttatatttgaatgttattaaaacaaaatctatttacaGGTTCTGAAACCAACAAAAAAGTCAGTTCAATGAACTATTATTCATACCGCCTAATGATTCGGGAAAATGAAGATAATCACATATTGAAATGTCGGCGATTATATCACAAATATGTTGTTGacatgtatgttaaaattgaaacggAAAGATTAACATTCATCAGGTTGAATCAAACCAAACTCCGATCTGAAGAGTATATTCACCTTCGAGATGCGATTAATACTGATGGAAATGCACAGAATGTCGGTCGGATGACTATTCTTCCAGCAACATACATCGGAAGCCCTCGGCATATGCACGAATATGCTCAAGATGCCATGTCGTATGTTCGTCATTATGGTACAGCAGATTTGTTCATCACATTTACATGCAATCCGCAATGGATAGAAATCAATCAGGAGTTATTCTCTGGGCAATCACCCATTGATCGTCATGATATTACAGCCAGAGTCTTTAGACAAAAGTTGAAATCTTTAATGGATTTCATCGTAAAACATAATGTGTTTGGTGAGACAACACGCTGCTGGATGTATTCTGTGGAGTGGCAGAAACGAGGATTGCCACATGCACACATTTTGATTTGGttggttgaaaatataagGCCAAATGAAGTTGATGCAGTGATATCAGCTGAAATCCCTAATGTACAAGTAGATCCTGGATTGCATGAGGTAGTTATCAAAAACATGATACATGGTCCCTGTGGAActcttaatcaaaattcacCGTGTATGATGGATGGTAAATGTTCAAAACGATATCCACGGACATTAATATCGGAAACAATTACTGGTAATGACGGTTATCCATTGTATCGTCGCAGATCGACAGCAGACAATGGAAAATCAACAAttgtcaaattaaatcaacaagaTATTGAAATAGATAATCGTTGGATTGTTCCATATTCACCCATTTTATCAAAGACATTCAAAGCACACATCAACGTTGAATCTTGCCATTCAgtgaaatctattaaatacatttgcaaaTATGTAGCCAAAGGGAGTGATATGGCTGTGATTGGAATTGGTGCAGAGAATTCCAATGATGAAGTTACCCAATACCAAATGGGCCGCTATGTCAGTAGTAATGAAGCAGTTTGgcgaatattttctttttcctaTTCATGAGAGACACCCTTCTGTTGTTCACTTAGCTGTGCATTTAGAAGATGGACAAAGAGTGTATTTTACAGCACAGCATACACAAAGAGCTGCTCAGCCACCATCTACTACATTAACCAGTTTTTTTGAGACATGCCAAAACGATGATTTCGCACAAACATTGCTATATTCTGAaatgccaaaatattatacctggaATCAATCCTCAAGGAGATTTATACGACGGAAACAAGGAAAACCAGTTCCAGGATATACAGATGTATATTCCACCGATGCGATTGGCCGGATTTATTCAGTACATCCAAGCAATgatgaatgtttttacttaCGACTGCTATTAGTCAATGTACGTGGCCCAACATCATTCCAACAGTTACGAACTGTTGATGGTGAATTGTGTGTATCCTACAGAGAAGCCTGTCAACGTTTGCAATTGCTTGAAAATGACGCTCATTGGGATCAAACTCTCAATGATGCTGTAATATCATCACACGCTCATCAAATACGAacattgttttctataatcaTATCTACATGCTTCCCATCAAGCCCAATTGATTTGTGGATCAAGTACAAAGATTATATGTgtgatgatattttgtatcaaatacaGAATAGAATGGGAAATCCAAATATACAAATCAGTGAAGAAATTTACAATGAAGCATTGATTTCAATTGAGGACATGTGCTTGATAATGTCAAACAaactattaattcaattaggcCTGACCGCGCCCAATCGTCCAATGCATGACGCTTTTAACCAAGAGTTGCATCGAGAAAGACTGTATGATCTCAACGATTTGAAAgaattaattcaaacaaatcTTCCACTGTTAAATGAACAACAGAAGTATGTATTTGAAACTCTTATGAAAGTAACAAATGATGAAACTGGAGGGATTTACTTCTTAGATGCACCTGGTGGTACaggaaaaacttttttgatttcattaatattagcaACAATTCgctcacaaaataaaattgcacttGCACTCGCTTCGTCGGGAATCGCAGCAACTTTGCTTGAAGGTGGTCGAACAGCCCATTCAGCACTAAAATTGCCATTAAATATGCATAGCAATGAAACTCCAACCTGCAACGTTTCGAAGAACTCTGCAATGGCAAAGGTTTTGCAGCAATGTAAATTGATTGTTTGGGATGAATGCACGATGGCACATAAAAAATCTTTGGAGGCTTTGGACAGAACCTTAAAAGATCTACGGAGCAATAATACCGATTTGGTGGtgcaatgattttattagcaGGAGATTTTCGTCAAACATTGCCGGTGATTCCACGATCAACGCCAGCTGATGAACTCAATGCATGTCTAAAGTCCTCCAGTTTGTGGAAACATGTCAAAGTACTTCATTTAAGCAAGAATATGCGTGTCGAGTTGCAAAATGACCAATCTGGAAACATATTCTCTAAACAACTCATTGACATTGGTAATGGCAAATTTCCTATAGACATGTTGACTGGCTGCATTAACTTTCCTCTAAGTTTTTGTCAGTTAACTCGAACAAAAGATGAACTTATTCAGAAGGTGTTTCCAGATGTTTCTCAAAATTACAGAAACCATGATTGGTTGAGCGAACGAGCTATACTGGCTGCAAAAAACATAgatgtaaatgaattaaatttcaaaattcaagaaCAAATTACAGGCGAATTGATGATATATAAATCAGTTGATTCGGCTACTAATCAAGATGATGTAGTCAACTATCCACCGGAATTTTTAAACTCGCTGGATTTGCCAGGATTGCCACCTCACAATCTTCAATTAAAGGTTGGATCGGTGGTTATAATGTTGCGAAATATCAACCAACCGCGTCTTTGCAACGGTACACGGttagcgataaaaaaattactaaacaatGTGATAGAAGCAACTATACTCAAAGAAAAGTATAAAGGAGAAGATGTTCTCATACCGCGCATCCCAATGATTCCGACTGATGTGCCATTTGAGTTTAAACGACTACAGTTTCCAGTGAGTCTTGCTTTTGCTATGACTATAAACAAGTCCCAGGGGCAATCATTAAGTGTTTGTGGTATTAATCTAGAAAACCCATGTTTCTCACATGGTCAATTGTATGTTGCCTGTTCCCGTGTTGGAAAACCATCAGATTTGTTATCTATGCGCCAGGTAATCAAACAAGAAACATCGTATACCACAAGtactacaatgataataatatattatgattcacatgattaacaataaagcgattacttacttttaaatcatgacagaaccgtcaccctggtgatagggcgttgtgaataaaaaataattaaataaaactataacagttaaaactataactacttacttttaaatcattatatatgttttatttaattattttttattcacaacgcCCTATCACCAGGGTGACGGTTCTGTTCaggagaattttttaaaatacgtaggcACAAAAACTGCCACATTACAAATCTTTCGTCGTGAATTCAACGTAATATTAGCACTatcaataagattaaattaaaaattaacacacggcatacgaaaatgcaaaaaaagaaagtaacacacgggcaacgccgtgtcggGTCGCGCAATgtttcgttttgtttttaaaaacactgaTATAGAAGTAACGATATATAAAGAACAATGTTTTACGGAAgacgaaaaaaatcaaataattaaagagtATCATGACACATTAGTAGGGGGGCACCAAGGTACTTCCCGTacaataaaaagattaaaaatgaaatatcaatggagaaatttgaaacaagatgtaaaaaattacattaacaaATGCATTATTTGTCAGGGAAACAAATCgggtaaaatacaaaacaaccTATGTTAATTACTTCTACCGTAACTACTacgtttcataaaatatgtttagacaTAGTAGGACCATTACCCGTAACAAGTTCATGTAactcttatattttaactatacaagATGAATTGTCGCGTTATGGCGTAGCCATAGCGTTATCCTCCACAGACGCAACGACAGTAGCACAAGCATTTGTAGAATgttttatatgtatctatGGTATACCAGTTACTATTCTAACAGATTGTGGTACCAATTTCttatcaaatttgtttaaagacgtttgtaaattattgaaaatcgaaaaaactaaaacaactcCGTGGCATCCCCAATCAAATGGTTATTTGGAACGATCACATTTAACTTTGAAAACGTACTTACGCAGTTTCGTAgacaaagataataattggGACGCGTTAATTAGTTATGCTATGTTTTGCTATAATACCACGGTGCATACTTCAACAAATTATACTCCATACGAGTTAGTTTTCGggaaaaaaccaataattccGACACGTTTTTTTCAAACGACTGAACCACAATATAACTATGATAATTACgcattagatttaaaaagaataatgcaGGAAACACATAAGATAGCAAGGgaaaatctaattaaaaagaaaaattccaATAAGCAATATTATGACCAAACGCAAACATATTAGAATTACACGTAGGAGATAAAGTGTTACTAAAAGAACAGAACAAGAAAAAcgcattatgttttaattggtCAGGGCCATACGAGGTGATAATGATTCAcgacaatgaaaatataacaataaagaaaGGGAGGAAGGACTACAGGATccacattaataatacaaaaaaatatttcgagaCCGATTTATGAACACTTCTGGtgtcataacatatttatatatatatatagctgtaGGATcctctaagttttttttatttgttataagtaaTCATAGtcatatcattatcattagtattaattagtaaatgggtttttttttagaaatataattattctaagtcaCATGTCTGTTGTTTTGTtatagtacaaataaaaacagcaAGTTCGTTATTATGGATTTCGAATTCGGAATGCTTGACAGAACAAACATTGTACTAATTTCGGGCGCTTTGTCTAACAGTTTGGACCGTTATAGGACAATCAAAATTGAAGGGAGACCTCTACTACTTACAAAAAGTAGACAAGTCAAAGCTATGGGGGAAAATGACGTATTAAGAGCAATTAAAGAAATCTGTAGAATTTTCAAAGATAAAGAAGAACTGTTATTTCCGGTTTTAAGACAAATGCGAGAAAGCATAAATGCGGGAAACAGCAATCTAAACGTTAAATGCATTAAGAGATATCTAGAGAAGAACCAAACTAAACCGATTATTGTATTCTGGAATGGAAGTACAGATAAAGAAATAATGGAACGTTTAGGCATGGGAAATTACCCTATGTTAGAGATAACTAGTTATGACGAAaggaataatcaaattttttatttacaactaaAAAACATAAGGACTAAACAAGTAATTGTTTCCGAAGAAATAGGGCACGTCGAGAAAAGGGGGAGGTTACTTAATTTAACGGAAACGCACAACCAAATACGTAACAAAAATCATGCGATAACATACGCGAATGACCCTTGTACCGACGTGACCATTACTAAATGCTTGTTTGATAAATTGTTCCgcgtatgtaataaaaaacagaTTAATAtcgtaagttatttataaaagagaaaaaaaacgattataattatatataaaaaaaaaaatatttaatttaattttatctataatgtaCACCATTTCAGAATAACGGTTGTATTATTGGTTGCTTGTTGTTCCATTTACAGCATCGAAAGATATACTGACGAGAGAATCTTATCACATTCCGGTTTGTTTTTCGAAAACCAAGGgccaataaaatttatgacgACAAAATGGGACCTTGTGGCTTTCTATGATATCTCAGCATTTTGCCAacgtatgaaattaattaacaatttcatGGAGACAACCAATAGTGTGTGTACTCTTTTTCAGGAACAAAAAATTGATCTAACAAATTGCGAAACCAATTTcgaattaagtaaattattggtttataCGACAGAGGAAAAGAAAAGAGTAATTTTCGAATCTATAAATCATTCTCGAATTTCAAAAAGGGGGATCCCATATAAAGCAATAGCGAGAGCAGCTCAAATTCTATTTGGGTTGTGCGATCGTTTTTGTGTTCAAAGAACAAATACTGTTGTTAACCAATTAACCGATAGTAATAGCACGGAAgctaattttttagaaaagcaagttaaagtaattaaactcGACAGGGATGAGGGcccaaaagtatta
This region includes:
- the LOC126554598 gene encoding uncharacterized protein LOC126554598 isoform X1, with translation MNSVCSHCKALKYKNEANGLCCANGKVKLIPLDPPPEPLYSLVSGIGTDSIHFLTNIQQYNNCFQMTSFGATNVVRENFMPTFKIQGQIYHRAGSLLPVSDSDNKFLQIYFMGNSPQEIDLRCAHNNLVKRSIVEQLQTLFHQHNQLIILFKTALDLMPSDNHKIVIRADKTPAGQHTRRFNAPTIDEVAIVVVGENLESRDIVLRRRNDQLQRIRKHTAHMMHCNIPLYFGKVKMATISQ
- the LOC126554598 gene encoding uncharacterized protein LOC126554598 isoform X2, which translates into the protein MNSVCSHCKALKYKNEANGLCCANGTDSIHFLTNIQQYNNCFQMTSFGATNVVRENFMPTFKIQGQIYHRAGSLLPVSDSDNKFLQIYFMGNSPQEIDLRCAHNNLVKRSIVEQLQTLFHQHNQLIILFKTALDLMPSDNHKIVIRADKTPAGQHTRRFNAPTIDEVAIVVVGENLESRDIVLRRRNDQLQRIRKHTAHMMHCNIPLYFGKVKMATISQ